The DNA sequence GAGCCCTCCGTGACCTCGTACCGCAGGAGCCGGCCGATGGTCGCGGGGTCGACGCCGGTCAGGACGGAGGAGACGCCGCCGATCCGGTACTCGGTGGACTGGTTGAGCGGGCTGGAGGAGGCGTCCGGCAGGTTCTTGAGGAGCGCGGCGGTGGCGGGGGTCATCCGCGGGCCGCCCGGGGCGGCCTTCACCAGGTAGTCGCCGGTGATGTCGCGGGTGGTCGCGCCCTCGAGGTACCGGGTGGCTGAGGCCCCGAGGACCGACAGGCCGGAGGCGAGCGCGAGGGCGATGGCCAGCGCGGCGGCCGTGGCGCCCGTACGACGGGGGTCGCGCACGGTGTTGCGGGCGGCGAGCTCGCCCTGCACCGGGCTCACCCGGACCAGCAGCGGCCGGAGCACGGCGGTGAACGGCCGGGACAGGAGCGGGATGAGGGCGATCGCGCCGGTCAGGGTGAGGGCCGCGCCGAGACCGATGACGGTCCGGGCGTCCTCGCCGGTGGTGAGGGCGCCGTACAGGGTGGTCGCCGCGCCGGTGAGCAGCAGGGCGGCGCCGATCCCGGTGCGCAGGGAGCCGGCCCGTGCGGGCGCGGCGGGCTCGGCGGCGCCGAGCGCGGCCACGGGCGGGATGGTCATGGCCCGGCGGACCGGCACCCAGGCGGCGATCACGGGCAGGGCGGTGCCGACCACCAGCGCGACGATCAGGGTGGAGGGGAGGAGGGTCAGCGGGGCGGCCGGGCCGTCGGCGGCGGAGAAGAGGGCCTGGAGCAGGGCGGCGACCCCGGTGCCGGCCAGGATGCCGGCCACCGAGGCGATCAGCCCGACGAGGACGGATTCGGTCAGCAGGATGCGGCGGACCTGCTTGCGGGTGGCGCCGACGGCCCGCATCAGGGCCAGTTCCCTGGTGCGCCGGGACACCAGCATGGTGAAGGTGTTGGAGATGAGGAAGGTGGCCACGAACAGGGCGACCGCGGCGAAGCCCAGCATGATCTGGCTCATGGTGTCGCTGTCGCTGGAGGCCATGTTCGCCTGGAGCCGGGCGAGCTGGGCGCCGGTGACCACGGTGGAGTCCTTGGGGATCACCGCTTCGACCCGGCCGAGGAGCTGCGTCACGTCGGTGCCGGGTACGGCCGTGATCTCGATGTTCGTGTACCGGCCGGGCCGGAGGAACAGCTTCTGGGCGGTGGCGTCGGTGAACAGCACCAGGCTTCCGCCGGTGGAGAGCTTGGAGGCGTCGGTGCGGAAGACACCGCTGAGCGCGTACGAAGCGGCGCCCGTGCCCGTACCCACGCGCACGGTGTCGCCGACGCGGTAGCCGCCCTTGGCCGCGCCGGCCTCGTCCAGGGCGACTTCGTGCTCGCCGGTCGGTCCCTTGCCCGCGGTGAACCGGTACGCGGGGTCCGTTCCGTCCTTGCCCGGGGCGAAATTGCCGCCCTTGCGGAACTCGCCGTTGCCCAGCAGACGTCCCTCGCGGTCGGCGACGGCGGCGAAGCCGTTGACCCGGCCCGCGGCGGCGGCGACACCGGGGACCCGGGCCAGGGAGGCGGAGGTGCCGGCGTCGAGGGAGGCCGGCGGGCCGCCGGGCAGGGTGTTGGGCGAGACGTTGAGGGAGATGCGGTCGTAGCCGGCGCTCGCCCGGTCGACGGCGGCCTGCCTCAGGCTGTCCCCGTAGACGAGGCTGCCGGTGACGAAGGTGACCCCGAGCATGACCGCGAACACGGTCATCAGGAGGCGGGCCTTGTGCGCGAGCACGTTGCGCAGGGCGGTACGGAGCATGGGGATGCGGATCCTGGGAGAGGCGGGCCCGGGGGAGCGGGCGGGCGGCTGGTGCGGTGCGGGGGCGCGGTGCTGACGGGAGCGCGGAGGGGTCAGCTCGTGCGGGAGCGGGCGTCGAAGGCCTTCATCCGGTCCAGCACCCGGTCCGCGGTGGGCCGGGGCATCTCGTCGACCAGCCGTCCGTCGGAGAGGAAGACCACGCGGTCGGCGTGGGCGGCGGCCACGGGGTCGTGGGTGACCATGACCACGGTCTGGCGCAGCTCGCGGACCGAGTCGCGCAGGAAGCCGAGGACCTCGGCGCCGGCCCGGGAGTCCAGGTTTCCGGTGGGCTCGTCGCCGAAGATGATCGCCGGGCGGGAGACGAGGGCCCGGGCCACCGCCACGCGCTGCTGCTGACCGCCGGAGAGCTGGCCGGGACGGTGGCCGAGGCGATCGGCGAGGCCGGTCATCGACACCACGTGGTCCAGCCACTGCCGGTCGGGCTTACGGCCGGCGATGGTCAGCGGCAGGGTGATGTTCTCCAGCGCGGTCAGGGTCGGCAGCAGGTTGAACGCCTGGAAGATGAAGCCGACCCGGTCGCGGCGCAGCCGGGTGAGCTGTTCGTCGCCGAGCGTGCCCAGCTCGGTGGTGCCGATGCGGACGGAGCCGGAGCTGAAGGAGTCGAGACCGGCGGCGCAGTGCATCAGGGTGGACTTGCCGCAGCCGGACGGGCCCATGATCGCGGTGAACTCGCCCTCGCGGAAGGAGACGCTGACGTCGTCCAGGGCGACGACCCGGGTGTCGCCACTGCCGTAGACCTTAGAGAGGCCGGCGGTGGCGGCCGCGATGCCGGTCGGCGCGTGGAGCGGGTGCGGGGCATGGGGGGCGGCGGTCACGGGGACTCCTCTTCGGCGCGGGAAGCTGCACTTCGAAGGGTGTCCGGGGGACGTATCGGGGCCCGGGCCGTCGTGTATCGGGGGCCGCTCCGGTGTGTATCGGTCCGGTAGTGGGCGGGTGGCTGCCGCTGCGCGGGGCGATGTCCCCTACCCGCCCTTCCACCGTTCCCCGGGCTGCGCCCCCGGACCCGCTGGGGCTGCGCCCCCGGACCCGCTGGGGCTGCGCCCCCGGACCCGCTGGGGCTGCGCCCCCGGACCCGCTGGGGCTGCGCCCCCGGACCCGCTGGGGCTGCGCCCCCGGACCCGCTGGGGCTGCGCCCCCGGACCCGCTGGGGCTGCGCCCCCGGACCCGCTGGGGCTGCGCCCCCGGACCCGCTGGGGCTGCGCCCCCGGACCCGCTGGGGCTGCGCCCCCGGACCCGCTGGGGCTGCGCCCCCGGACCCGCTGGGGCTGCGCCCCCGGACCCCGCGTCTCAACGCCGGCGGGGCTGGATTTGGCTGGTGCGCGGTGGTCAGGTGGGCAGGTGCAGTGTGGCGACCGCGCCGCCGTCCGGGGCGTTGGCGAAGCGGAGGTCGGCGCCGAGGACCCGGGCCTGGCCCAGGGCGATGGTCAGGCCCAGGCCGTGGCCCGAGCCGCGCTCCGCCCGGCCCGTGTGGAAGCGGCGCGGGCCGTGGCTCAGCAGGTCGGCGGGGAAGCCGGGGCCGTGGTCGCGTACGACGACCGTGCGGCCCTGGACGGTGACCCGGACCGGGGTCCGCCCGTGCCGGTGGGCGTTGACGACGAGGTTGCCGACGATCCGTTCGAGGCGGCGCGGGTCGGTCTCCACGCCCTCGGCCTGTCCGGTGACGTCGATCTCCGCGGCGAGGCCCGTGCGCGCCACGGCCTCGGAGACGACCGCGCCGAGCGGGACCCGGGCGTGGACCGGCAGTTCGGCGCCCGCGTCGAGCCGGGAGATCTCCAGGAGGTCCTCGACCAGTCCGCGCAGATCGCGTACCCGGGCCCGGAGCAGGTCCTCCGTCTCCCCGGGCGCCAGCAGGTCGGCCGCGGCCAGCAGACCGCCGACGGGCGTGCGCAGTTCGTGGGCCACGTCGGCGGTGAACCGGCGCTCGTCGCGCAGTTTGCGGCCGAGGGTGTCGGCCATGAGGTCGACGGTGGCGGCGATGTCGTCGACCTCGTCGCGACCCCGGGTGGGGCCGGTGCGGGCGTCCAGGTCCCCGGCGGAGATCCGGCTCGCGGTCTCGGAGACCCGGCTCAGCCGGCGGCCGAGGAGCCCGGCGCCGTAGACCGCGAGGGGCGTGGCCGCGGCGAGGGCGATCAGGGAGGCCACCGTCATGGTGGCGTCGAGCCGGCGCAGTCCGTAGAGATCCGGGTTCGTGTTGACGCCGTAGGCCAGCACCGGGCTGCCGGGGCCGCCGACGCGCTGCGCGGCCCAGGCGGTCGGCCCGCTGTTCCCGTCGACGTGCCCGTCGTACGCCGTGTGCCGGTCGCCGTCGGCCGGGTCGCGCAGTGCTGCGGGCAGTCCGGGCGGATCGAGCTCGGCTCCCTCGATGAGGGTTCCGGTGCGCCGGTAGGTGTCCATGGCCGAGTGCACGGTGTTGAAGGCCCGCATCTCGGCCCGGGACCGGATGTCCGACGCGGTCCAGAAGTGCACGAGCAGGCCCACCGCCACCGCGACCAGGCAGGCCGTGGCCGCGGCCAGGGCGGCGATCTTCCAGCGCAGGGGGACGCGGCCCGGCCGCGGCTTCTCGAAGGGGGTCACCGGTCTCAGCGCTTGAGCTTGTAGCCGAAGCCGCGGACCGTTTCGATCCGGTCCCGGCCGAGCTTGCCGCGCAGCCGCTGCACGCACAGGTCGACGACCCGGCTGTCGCCGTCCCAGCCGTAGTCCCAGACGTTGCGCAGCAGGGTGTGCCGCTCGAGCACGATGCCCGGGTGGGCGGCGAACTCCAACAGCAGCTTCAGCTCGGTCGGGGTGAGCGCCACCGGGGTTCCGCCGACGGCCACGTCCAGGCCGCCGGTGTGCAGGGTCAGGTCCCCGAAGGTCAGCAGTTCCCCCTCGGACGGTCCGGGTTCTTGTTCTGTGGCCGCCCCCGCCGGGGCGGGGGCGTAGGTGGCGCGCCGCAGCAGCGAGCGGATGCGGGCCACGAGCACGTTGGTGTCCACGGGCTTGACCACGTAGTCGTCCGCCCCGGCCTCCAGGCCGGCGACGATGTCCAGCCCGTCGCCGCGGGCCGACATCATCAGGACGGGGACCAGGCTGGTCTCCCGGACCTTGCGGCACAGGCCGATCCCGTCGAGGCCGGGCAGCATCACGTCGAGGATCAGCAGGTCGAAGTCCTCGTCGCGGAAGGATTCGAGGCCCGTGAGCCCGTCGGCGGCGGCCCGCACCGTGTACCCGTAGCGCTCCAGGGAGACGGTGAACGAGCGGCGCATCAGCTCGTCGTCCTCCACCAGCAGCAAGCGAACGGGTCGCGGGGCGGCGGGAGCCGGGGTGGGGGAGGACACGGGGGACGACTCCTGTGCGGCGGACGGGTGCGGACGGGTGCGGACGGGTACCGATGAAGACGATAGGGCCGCGGCAGCCGTACATTCCGTAGCCGCGGCCCCGCGGGCCGATGAGATGAAAAGCCGAGCGTCCGCTGATACCCGCCCGATACGAACGCCGCGCGCTACGGCCGGGCCAGGACCTGCTTCGCGGCCGCGCGCCCCGTCGCGACGCAGGCGGCGACGCCCACGCCCTCGTACGCCGCTCCGCACAGGGCGATGCCCGGGAGCTTGCCGGCGGCCTCGCGGATGCGGGCGACGCGCTCGCGGTGCCCGACGCCGTACTGGGGCAGGCCCCGGTCCCAGCGGGTGACGCGGGTGGCCAGGGGTTCGCCCATGGGGCCCACCGCGTGGTGGAGCTCGGCGATGGCCGAGCGGACCAGGTGGCGGTCGGGGCGGCCGAGCAGTTCGTCCTCCCCGATGCGGCCGATGGAGGCGCGGAGCACGAAGGTCTCGGGGGCTGCGTCGTGCAGCCAGGACCACTTG is a window from the Streptomyces sp. NBC_01244 genome containing:
- a CDS encoding sensor histidine kinase: MTPFEKPRPGRVPLRWKIAALAAATACLVAVAVGLLVHFWTASDIRSRAEMRAFNTVHSAMDTYRRTGTLIEGAELDPPGLPAALRDPADGDRHTAYDGHVDGNSGPTAWAAQRVGGPGSPVLAYGVNTNPDLYGLRRLDATMTVASLIALAAATPLAVYGAGLLGRRLSRVSETASRISAGDLDARTGPTRGRDEVDDIAATVDLMADTLGRKLRDERRFTADVAHELRTPVGGLLAAADLLAPGETEDLLRARVRDLRGLVEDLLEISRLDAGAELPVHARVPLGAVVSEAVARTGLAAEIDVTGQAEGVETDPRRLERIVGNLVVNAHRHGRTPVRVTVQGRTVVVRDHGPGFPADLLSHGPRRFHTGRAERGSGHGLGLTIALGQARVLGADLRFANAPDGGAVATLHLPT
- a CDS encoding ABC transporter ATP-binding protein; the encoded protein is MTAAPHAPHPLHAPTGIAAATAGLSKVYGSGDTRVVALDDVSVSFREGEFTAIMGPSGCGKSTLMHCAAGLDSFSSGSVRIGTTELGTLGDEQLTRLRRDRVGFIFQAFNLLPTLTALENITLPLTIAGRKPDRQWLDHVVSMTGLADRLGHRPGQLSGGQQQRVAVARALVSRPAIIFGDEPTGNLDSRAGAEVLGFLRDSVRELRQTVVMVTHDPVAAAHADRVVFLSDGRLVDEMPRPTADRVLDRMKAFDARSRTS
- a CDS encoding ABC transporter permease, with the translated sequence MLRTALRNVLAHKARLLMTVFAVMLGVTFVTGSLVYGDSLRQAAVDRASAGYDRISLNVSPNTLPGGPPASLDAGTSASLARVPGVAAAAGRVNGFAAVADREGRLLGNGEFRKGGNFAPGKDGTDPAYRFTAGKGPTGEHEVALDEAGAAKGGYRVGDTVRVGTGTGAASYALSGVFRTDASKLSTGGSLVLFTDATAQKLFLRPGRYTNIEITAVPGTDVTQLLGRVEAVIPKDSTVVTGAQLARLQANMASSDSDTMSQIMLGFAAVALFVATFLISNTFTMLVSRRTRELALMRAVGATRKQVRRILLTESVLVGLIASVAGILAGTGVAALLQALFSAADGPAAPLTLLPSTLIVALVVGTALPVIAAWVPVRRAMTIPPVAALGAAEPAAPARAGSLRTGIGAALLLTGAATTLYGALTTGEDARTVIGLGAALTLTGAIALIPLLSRPFTAVLRPLLVRVSPVQGELAARNTVRDPRRTGATAAALAIALALASGLSVLGASATRYLEGATTRDITGDYLVKAAPGGPRMTPATAALLKNLPDASSSPLNQSTEYRIGGVSSVLTGVDPATIGRLLRYEVTEGSLDGLGAGRIAVADYKARANGWKVGQSLPVERQGKRGEVTIGAVYQADEQSNVLPSITAPDSLVARYDATPHTDAIVVATGGGPGRAALAGITKALGDNPALSVLDKEDIRTEDTSGIGEQLNVFYALLGMALVIAALGIANTLAMSVLERRKEIGTLRALGLDRAGVTRMIRMEALLVGALGAAVGTVMGVFTGWALGRTLQESVVGYALVIPWGRLALGVLLALAGALLASLGPARRAARVDIPAATAAH
- the cseB gene encoding two-component system response regulator CseB, with protein sequence MSSPTPAPAAPRPVRLLLVEDDELMRRSFTVSLERYGYTVRAAADGLTGLESFRDEDFDLLILDVMLPGLDGIGLCRKVRETSLVPVLMMSARGDGLDIVAGLEAGADDYVVKPVDTNVLVARIRSLLRRATYAPAPAGAATEQEPGPSEGELLTFGDLTLHTGGLDVAVGGTPVALTPTELKLLLEFAAHPGIVLERHTLLRNVWDYGWDGDSRVVDLCVQRLRGKLGRDRIETVRGFGYKLKR